A DNA window from Rhinolophus sinicus isolate RSC01 linkage group LG10, ASM3656204v1, whole genome shotgun sequence contains the following coding sequences:
- the LG10H3orf62 gene encoding uncharacterized protein C3orf62 homolog gives MSEKLRRCRKELTAAIDRAFEGVSDSQESPGRPWLEPDAAPLSFRRPVRGLLCPRHPLAACSSAAPFAPVPCTPEKESPAFAPNPAPMSAKPHALCPQRKPLTSKENVLLHPCILAPERQFWRAAGDGENWRKDGLRKDTEKDLKVDSNVPLSNSGQEVTVDVLELIDHTSIRTIEELAGKLEFENQLNHVCGRGEDLPFKEEVWALLMDESPQTASEANAGSLRQAFDDQSVIETVLDLEDDYNLMAPFKYQVA, from the exons ATGTCTGAAAAACTGAGAAGATGCAGGAAAGAGCTGACTGCAGCCATCGATCGGGCCTTTGAAGGAGTCAGCGATTCCCAGGAGTCCCCTGGCCGGCCGTGGCTGGAGCCCGACGCCGCGCCCCTCTCCTTCCGCCGCCCGGTGCGCGGGCTGCTCTGCCCGAGGCACCCGCTGGCAGCCTGCTCATCTGCTGCTCCTTTCGCTCCTGTCCCGTGTACTCCCGAGAAGGAGAGCCCTGCCTTTGCACCAAACCCTGCTCCAATGAGTGCAAAGCCACATGCTTTGTGCCCCCAAAGAAAACCTCTTACCAGCAAGGAAAACGTATTGCTGCATCCCTGCATTTTGGCACCTGAAAGACAGTTTTGGAGGGCGGCAGGCGATGGGGAGAACTGGAGAAAAGACGGTCTGAG GAAGGATACGGAGAAAGATTTGAAGGTTGACTCAAACGTGCCACTCAGCAATTCTGGCCAAGAGGTCACAGTGGATGTGCTTGAACTGATCG acCATACAAGCATCCGAACTATTGAAGAATTAGCTGGAAAACTAGAATTCGAAAACCAGTTGAACCATGTGTGTGGTCGCGGTGAAGATTTGCCCTTCAAGGAGGAAGTCTGGGCCCTGCTCATGGACGAGAGCCCGCAGACGGCCTCTGAGGCCAACGCTGGCAGCCTCAGGCAGGCTTTCGATGATCAAAGTGTCATCGAGACGGTGCTGGACTTGGAAGACGACTACAATTTGATGGCGCCTTTTAAATACCAAGTTGCGTAA